Proteins from a single region of Pirellulales bacterium:
- a CDS encoding sigma-70 family RNA polymerase sigma factor has protein sequence MSSIDDSEIQRRNRFLELFLTHQSRIFRFIVSVVPRWVEAEELFQQTSLTLWQQWDEYDPALDFTAWACGIAKNHLRNYVRKKGNQCIFLGDEFLEQFAALQIEQQSYFDDLQSALDRCLERLSPLRRRLVHRHYGEKETIQAIAAREGRTPNAIYKLMRNIRKSLFDCVTAAVNSG, from the coding sequence ATGTCTAGCATCGACGACTCTGAGATTCAGCGTCGAAACCGTTTCTTGGAATTATTTCTCACCCATCAAAGCCGCATTTTTCGCTTCATCGTTTCGGTCGTGCCGCGGTGGGTTGAAGCGGAGGAGTTGTTTCAGCAGACGAGCTTGACCCTGTGGCAGCAATGGGATGAATACGACCCAGCATTAGACTTTACTGCTTGGGCCTGCGGCATCGCAAAAAACCATCTTCGGAACTACGTCCGCAAGAAAGGCAATCAATGCATCTTTTTGGGGGATGAATTCCTCGAACAGTTCGCGGCGCTGCAGATCGAGCAACAAAGTTACTTCGACGATTTGCAGAGCGCCTTGGACCGCTGCTTGGAGAGGCTGTCTCCACTGCGGCGCCGGCTCGTCCATCGCCATTACGGAGAAAAAGAAACCATTCAAGCCATTGCCGCCCGGGAAGGTCGCACGCCAAACGCGATATACAAGTTGATGCGAAATATTCGCAAATCCTTGTTCGACTGCGTTACGGCAGCGGTTAATTCGGGATAA
- a CDS encoding c-type cytochrome: MCLCIAFACHARADDAAKYPEAPKPLSPAESQAAFVLPEGFGIREVAAEPLIVDPVAIAFDARGRLFVAELHGYNLEGQLDIEALNKTGVIDRAVRRIPANKQAIERAEQDTFGRIKLLEDRDGDGVMDHAAIWADRLPACHGLVAVGEKLIVVCAPEIVCLSDTSGDGQADTRETLFTGFGVGALWTRINTPRLGIDNWIYVASGAGCAGTIHGPHLGEPVKLGNTSFRFKLDGTALEPVTGSTHGFGLTINDWGDRFIVTNRQHAIAVSPIEARYATRNQLLILPPQHQNISGYGTPAQVFPLSKPHPWRMIRSQDPEWVKFYGTMETNAGFFTSACSPLVYLADQFPEQYRGVHFSCEPEQNLVHACRLIPNGGGYVTQRMFPDREFLASRDQWFRPVYLTHGPNGSLYVADMYREIIEDYSAIPRFLQQHYGLINGNDRGRIWQISWLSAAEAKATPSELADLPTLKLVEVLGDGNFWRREQAQALLVSRCDATAVDPLQRMATEGRAPQTRVHALHTLDGSGQLEVALLEKALHDKSALVQMHAIALSEPRLNSSETLRAQIVSMIHNDHPRVRLQAVLSLGQCSRPEIARAVSRSLMQSDMNEYLVSAAFCRPLDSTQLVLAELLTANRGKTSVDLPMQTQLVHSACRIVGASRDVEQIASVIFALSHLANDEPAVTVSALRGLVEGLGKSRVDPSEFMERKLKTAVLKLASTDNADVRRLTLRLVLALHVSDLPELREAYESFVKKAVDDATPLADRVAALEVLAGTDYTTLSTAVQEALQTRQPMPLQQAAIDSLDQCDDPRGIALALENWSEHTPSIQSQILEMVFRRPRRVVALFEAVEQGKVPPSMVAAVYRQRLLEHEDEAIRTRAKKLFGNVADEAERIKRLGQFAQALNGKPDLQVGATVFKKNCSACHRFAGKGGLTGPDLSSMGARPAESLLLEILQPSDKITAGYVAYLAQTVDGQAFTGTVSEESVNSVTLQLASGQPVTLLRNQIEQLKALSQSLMPANLDSVLTPDELAAVIAYLRLSNASPKE; the protein is encoded by the coding sequence ATGTGCCTGTGCATAGCCTTTGCCTGTCACGCGCGGGCGGATGATGCAGCGAAATATCCTGAAGCTCCAAAGCCTCTTTCTCCCGCGGAGAGCCAGGCAGCATTTGTATTGCCCGAAGGGTTTGGAATTCGTGAGGTTGCTGCGGAGCCGCTGATCGTCGATCCCGTCGCGATCGCGTTCGATGCCCGTGGACGGCTGTTTGTGGCCGAGCTACACGGCTACAACCTCGAAGGGCAGCTCGACATCGAAGCGTTGAACAAGACGGGTGTGATTGATCGAGCGGTTCGACGAATTCCTGCGAATAAGCAGGCGATCGAACGAGCGGAACAAGATACATTTGGACGCATCAAGCTGTTAGAAGATCGCGACGGCGACGGAGTGATGGATCACGCCGCCATTTGGGCGGATCGCCTGCCAGCCTGCCACGGATTGGTCGCGGTGGGGGAGAAGCTCATCGTGGTTTGCGCACCAGAGATCGTCTGCCTGTCGGACACCAGCGGCGACGGCCAGGCAGATACGCGCGAAACATTGTTCACCGGCTTCGGCGTGGGAGCGCTTTGGACGCGCATCAATACGCCTCGGCTCGGTATCGACAATTGGATTTATGTGGCCTCCGGGGCCGGCTGCGCAGGAACCATCCATGGCCCGCACCTCGGCGAGCCTGTGAAGCTAGGCAACACGTCGTTTCGATTCAAGTTAGATGGGACCGCATTGGAGCCGGTCACCGGTTCGACGCATGGCTTTGGATTGACGATCAACGATTGGGGCGATCGTTTCATCGTTACCAACCGTCAGCATGCCATCGCTGTCTCGCCGATCGAGGCCCGATATGCGACTCGAAATCAGTTATTGATTTTGCCGCCGCAACATCAAAACATCTCGGGGTACGGTACCCCAGCTCAAGTTTTTCCTCTGAGCAAGCCGCATCCATGGCGGATGATTCGGAGTCAGGATCCGGAATGGGTGAAGTTTTATGGCACCATGGAAACCAACGCGGGATTCTTCACCTCTGCTTGCTCGCCACTCGTTTACCTTGCCGATCAGTTTCCTGAGCAATACCGAGGCGTCCATTTCTCGTGCGAGCCTGAGCAAAACCTCGTTCACGCTTGCCGGTTGATTCCTAACGGGGGCGGCTATGTCACGCAACGGATGTTTCCCGACCGCGAGTTTCTCGCTTCGCGCGATCAATGGTTTCGGCCCGTGTATTTAACACACGGTCCGAATGGTTCGCTATACGTGGCAGACATGTATCGCGAGATAATCGAAGACTATTCGGCAATACCACGTTTCTTGCAGCAGCATTATGGATTGATCAATGGGAACGACCGCGGCCGAATTTGGCAGATTTCCTGGTTGAGCGCGGCGGAGGCGAAAGCGACGCCGTCGGAGCTGGCCGACCTTCCCACGTTAAAATTGGTCGAAGTCTTAGGCGATGGAAACTTTTGGCGGCGCGAGCAGGCGCAGGCGTTGCTCGTCTCTCGTTGCGATGCGACGGCCGTGGATCCGTTGCAGCGCATGGCGACAGAGGGTAGAGCGCCGCAAACAAGGGTTCATGCGTTACACACGCTGGACGGCAGCGGCCAGCTCGAGGTGGCATTGCTTGAAAAGGCACTGCACGACAAATCGGCGCTCGTTCAGATGCATGCGATTGCCCTTTCCGAACCACGACTAAATTCGTCGGAGACGTTGCGCGCGCAAATTGTTTCGATGATTCACAACGATCATCCTCGCGTCCGCTTGCAGGCGGTGCTTTCGCTTGGGCAATGCTCGCGCCCCGAGATCGCGCGGGCCGTGAGCCGATCGCTCATGCAATCAGATATGAACGAATATCTAGTTTCTGCGGCCTTCTGTCGCCCCCTGGACTCAACGCAATTGGTGCTTGCGGAATTGCTGACCGCAAACCGAGGGAAGACCTCCGTGGATCTACCCATGCAGACGCAGCTCGTCCATTCCGCCTGCCGCATCGTGGGAGCTAGTCGGGACGTTGAGCAAATTGCGTCGGTCATCTTCGCTTTGAGCCATTTAGCGAACGATGAGCCGGCGGTCACCGTGTCGGCGCTGCGAGGACTAGTCGAAGGACTTGGCAAGTCGCGTGTCGATCCATCGGAATTTATGGAACGGAAACTCAAAACGGCGGTCCTCAAGTTGGCCTCGACCGACAATGCAGACGTCCGTCGGCTGACACTTCGACTGGTGCTGGCACTGCACGTTTCTGATTTGCCGGAGCTGCGCGAAGCCTATGAATCGTTCGTAAAAAAGGCCGTAGATGACGCAACTCCCTTGGCGGATCGAGTCGCCGCGTTGGAAGTCTTGGCAGGTACAGATTATACAACACTTTCCACAGCCGTTCAGGAAGCGTTGCAAACCCGACAGCCTATGCCGCTGCAACAGGCGGCCATCGACTCACTGGATCAATGCGACGATCCTCGGGGCATTGCATTGGCGTTGGAAAATTGGAGCGAGCACACGCCAAGCATTCAGAGCCAAATCCTGGAAATGGTCTTCCGGCGTCCCAGGCGGGTTGTAGCGCTGTTCGAGGCGGTTGAGCAAGGCAAGGTTCCGCCCAGCATGGTGGCTGCCGTTTATCGACAACGCTTGCTGGAACACGAAGATGAGGCAATCCGGACGCGCGCCAAAAAGCTTTTCGGCAATGTCGCCGATGAGGCGGAACGAATCAAACGCTTAGGGCAGTTTGCCCAAGCGCTGAATGGAAAACCGGATTTGCAAGTTGGCGCAACGGTATTCAAAAAGAATTGCAGCGCGTGCCATCGCTTCGCCGGCAAAGGAGGTTTGACCGGCCCCGATCTTTCCTCGATGGGAGCTCGACCGGCCGAATCGCTGTTGCTCGAGATCTTGCAGCCCAGCGACAAAATCACCGCCGGCTATGTGGCGTACCTGGCGCAAACGGTCGATGGGCAAGCTTTTACCGGCACGGTTTCGGAAGAATCGGTCAATAGTGTCACGTTGCAATTGGCCTCCGGGCAGCCGGTCACGTTATTGAGAAATCAAATTGAGCAGCTCAAGGCGTTGTCGCAATCACTGATGCCCGCCAACCTTGATTCTGTCTTGACGCCTGATGAATTGGCCGCAGTGATTGCCTACCTGCGGCTTTCAAACGCTTCGCCAAAGGAGTGA